A window of the Salmo trutta chromosome 25, fSalTru1.1, whole genome shotgun sequence genome harbors these coding sequences:
- the zc2hc1c gene encoding zinc finger C2HC domain-containing protein 1C, with product MLKENHKEKSGNSRGRAAEVILEKLPPVKDRSRALHHPLKHQTSLREQPFEDHRPRESTAMNEWQQQYSQETFHQSKYSSQGRTHNSARTKYVYPEEPGDIVSGRKADGVDKAFSLKPVYHKRTLIIDRLSNDEVACKPNEFQRLPPYFPSPPHDHSEYDRRSGIISHRRPAEDPSPSLEENTNSRRVAGYKRSKGEQQRLDYERRMARKIEMDKLILQEKLLKTQEKVREMQKRERTVSGDNTKRAERHIRRPVEREKEWIESKVSSAEQRREKERVHEMERRERLIMRDKSREDIEWQREKKEELNRERREKKRALAEEWERLERMEREIVIKPEWSRDRRVEKDLEQQREKNGEWSRRARERENEKDTNWEREKRFERNRWEREKVKEREQNREQVEKKRDWEREYKWERSSIERYVSADDKRKERDIFRRGLDQEGQLKTAHRSVPGSRSSINCRKISREASHTSPSVHRQSSRLLQVELSPAESVDNASLQLIPCTICHRKFAAERLEKHLQVCERMQHSSRKVFDSSKYRAKGTDLEEFMKTNSRSKSPELKKSNWRQKHEAFIRNLRQAHVPAAGALQPQPPIQDNDDYVTCPHCARRFAPGPAERHIPKCQNIKSRPPPPRQRH from the exons ATGCTGAAAGAGAATCACAAAGAGAAATCTGGCAATTCAAGAGGGAGAGCAGCTG AAGTGATATTGGAAAAACTCCCACCTGTGAAGGACCGCTCAAGAGCTTTGCATCACCCTTTGAAACATCAGACCAGCCTTCGAGAGCAACCATTTGAGGATCATAGACCAAGGGAAAGTACTGCCATGAATGAATGGCAGCAACAGTATTCCCAAGAGACATTTCATCAATCCAAATATTCCTCCCAAGGCAGAACACATAACTCAGCAAGGACAAAGTATGTTTACCCTGAAGAACCAGGTGATATTGTGTCTGGGAGGAAAGCAGATGGAGTGGACAAGGCATTTTCACTGAAGCCTGTTTACCATAAAAGAACTTTAATCATAGATAGGTTGAGTAATGACGAGGTAGCTTGTAAACCTAATGAGTTTCAAAGACTCCCTCCGTATTTTCCCTCACCACCACATGATCACTCAGAGTATGATAGAAGAAGTGGCATAATAAGCCACAGAAGACCTGCTGAGGATCCTTCACCATCATTGGAAGAGAACACAAACAGCAGAAGGGTTGCTGGGTACAAACGATCAAAGGGAGAGCAGCAGAGGCTGGATTATGAGCGGAGGATGGCAAGGAAAATTGAAATGGATAAACTAATACTCCAGGAGAAGCTGTTGAAAACTCAGGAAAAAGTGAGAGAAATGCAGAAGAGGGAGAGAACTGTCTCAGGTGATAACACGAAGAGGGCAGAGAGGCATATTAGGAGACCAGTGGAAAGAGAAAAGGAGTGGATCGAGAGCAAGGTGTCCTCAGCTGAGCAgagaagggaaaaggagagagttCACGAGAtggaaaggagggagaggttgATTATGAGGGATAAAAGCCGGGAGGATATTgagtggcagagagagaaaaaagaagagttaaatagggagagaagagagaagaagagggcaCTTGCAGAAGAGTGGGAGAGGTTGGAAAGAATGGAAAGGGAAATTGTGATCAAGCCAGAGTGGAGTAGAGACAGGAGGGTTGAGAAGGACCTAGAGCAACAGAGGGAGAAAAATGGAGAGTGGAGCAGAAGGGCTAGAGAAAGGGAGAATGAAAAGGATACAAAttgggagagggagaaaagattTGAGAGGAATaggtgggagagggagaaagtgaaagagagagaacaaaatagggagcaggttgagaagaaaagagactgggagagggagtATAAGTGGGAAAGGTCTTCTATAGAGAGGTATGTCTCAGCTGATGATAAGAGGAAGGAGCGTGACATATTTCGTAGAGGGCTGGATCAGGAGGGACAGCTTAAAACTGCACATAGATCAGTGCCAGGGAGCCGCAGTAGCATCAATTGTAGAAAAATATCTCGAGAAGCTTCCCACACATCACCCTCAGTTCACCGCCAGTCAAGTCGGCTACTGCAAGTGGAACTCAGCCCAGCGGAGAGTGTTGACAATGCTAGCCTCCAGCTCATCCCTTGCACAATTTGCCACAGAAAATTTGCTGCAGAGAGGCTAGAGAAGCACCTTCAGGTCTGTGAGAGGATGCAGCACTCCAGCCGCAAAGTCTTTGACTCCTCCAAGTACAGGGCCAAGGGAACTGACCTGGAAGAGTTCATGAAAACCAACTCAAGAAGCAAGTCTCCTGAG CTAAAGAAGAGCAACTGGAGGCAGAAACACGAGGCATTCATTCGTAATCTGCGCCAAGCCCATGTTCCAGCAGCAGGTGCTTTGCAGCCCCAACCACCTATCCAAGACAATGATGATTATGTGACCTGCCCTCACTGTGCCCGCCGCTTTGCCCCTGGGCCAGCAGAGCGACATATCCCCAAGTGCCAGAACATCAAGAGTCGCCCTCCACCTCCCCGCCAACGCCACTGA
- the LOC115162322 gene encoding asialoglycoprotein receptor 1 isoform X4 — protein MENYEKYTENGFDTDEAPFYHSQDQKPESTFTVRDGPSFPHYRLVTICLGPLSALLLVVAIVLGVYCNKVSESHLPLYQNLTQISSELEQLRAVRNNVIHAKEEAQRKLHRELTSLHQLEIALQQQTTSNDNFQAQIESLRKDKPQLQSQISSLEVSCGLCLPGWDLLNSTCFYFAISDAIESRSWGEARKECLSYGADLVVVDSWEKQEFMSKAIQALRYSSIVRYNTGFWIGLKEEEDTEGTWTWLDGTELTQGYWADGEPNDDMNNEDCAAIYSKNHPKATWDAMKTWNDAPCRYALKWICEMKAKAAQELKL, from the exons ATGGAGAATTACGAGAAATATACCGAAAATGGGTTCGACACAGATGAAGCTCCCTTCTATCATAGCCAAGACCAGAAACCAG AATCCACATTCACAGTAAGAGATGGGCCCAGTTTTCCGCATTACCGATTGGTTACAATATGTTTGGGGCCACTTAGTGCTCTTCTACTGGTTGTTGCCATTGTCCTGGGAGTATACT GTAATAAAGTCAGTGAGAGTCATCTTCCACTATATCAGAATTTGACACAGATCAGCAGTGAGCTGGAGCAACTCAGAGCCGTCCGGAACAATGTGATTCATGCTAAAGAGGAGGCCCAGAGAAAGTTACACAGAGAGCTCACTAGCCTCCACCAACTAGAGATAGCATTACAGCAACAGACGACCAGCAACGATAACTTTCAGGCGCAGATTGAGAGCCTTCGCAAGGACAAGCCGCAGCTGCAGTCCCAAATATCTTCGCTTG AGGTAAGCTGTGGCCTATGTTTGCCAGGATGGGATCTGCTAAACTCAACATGTTTCTACTTTGCCATTTCTGATGCCATTGAGTCTAGAAGCTGGGGAGAGGCCAGAAAAGAATGTTTAAGTTATGGAGCTGACCTGGTTGTGGTAGATAGCTGGGAGAAGCAG gAGTTTATGAGTAAGGCGATACAAGCATTAAGATACAGTTCAATAGTCAGGTACAACACGGGGTTCTGGATTGGATTGAAGGAGGAAGAGGATACAGAGGGGACCTGGACTTGGCTTGATGGGACTGAACTGACTCAGGG ATACTGGGCAGATGGGGAGCCTAACGACGATATGAATAACGAGGACTGTGCAGCCATTTACTCCAAAAACCATCCAAAGGCGACTTGGGATGCCATGAAGACTTGGAACGATGCCCCATGTAGATATGCACTGAAATGGATATGTGAAATGAAAGCAAAGGCAGCCCAGGAATTAAAGTTGTAA
- the LOC115162322 gene encoding C-type lectin domain family 4 member G isoform X1 yields the protein MENSDISKNVLKGFKGTYNELICQDDFSTDGHPLHNRQDQQQVSMFMVRDGQSFRFYRLVAVSLGMLSALLLVVDIGLGVQYSKVSEKYGPLYQNLTYISSELEQLRATHSNMIHAKEEALTMLQKELQKVNKTSRQLGSAKHTSMELQRQVESLQEQKVALQSRVTEVVESCGRCLPGWTLLNSLCYYFPLSNSIPLKTWDRSRDYCIKKGADLAIIDSDEKQEFINKAIQALRYSSGSWHLTGFWIGLKEEEDIEGTWTWLDGTELTQGYWADGEPNDDMNNEDCAAIYSKNHPKATWDAMKTWNDAPCRYALKWICEMKAKAAQELKL from the exons ATGGAGAATTCTGACATATCAAAAAATGTGTTGAAAGGATTCAAGGGAACATATAATGAGCTGATATGTCAGGATGATTTCAGCACAGATGGACATCCTCTCCATAACAGACAAGACCAACAACAAG TGTCCATGTTCATGGTGAGAGATGGGCAGAGTTTTCGATTCTACCGATTGGTTGCAGTGAGTCTGGGCATGCTCAGTGCTCTTCTACTGGTCGTTGACATTGGTCTGGGGGTCCAAT ACAGCAAAGTCAGTGAGAAGTACGGTCCACTATATCAGAACTTGACATATATCAGCAGTGAGCTGGAGCAACTCAGAGCCACCCACAGTAATATGATCCATGCTAAAGAAGAGGCCTTGACAATGTTGCAGAAAGAGCTCCAAAAGGTGAACAAAACCAGCAGGCAGCTAGGGAGTGCCAAACACACCAGCATGGAGTTACAGAGGCAGGTTGAAAGCCTTCAGGAACAGAAGGTGGCATTGCAGTCCCGCGTCACTGAAGTTG TGGAAAGCTGTGGCCGTTGTTTGCCAGGATGGACATTGCTCAACTCGTTGTGTTACTACTTTCCCTTGTCTAACTCCATTCCTCTGAAAACATGGGACAGAAGCAGAGATTACTGCATTAAAAAAGGAGCTGACCTGGCAATAATAGATAGTGACGAGAAGCAG gAGTTTATCAATAAGGCAATACAAGCATTAAGATACAGCTCAGGATCCTGGCACCTAACAGGGTTCTGGATTGGACTGAAGGAGGAAGAGGATATAGAGGGGACCTGGACATGGCTTGATGGGACTGAACTGACTCAGGG ATACTGGGCAGATGGGGAGCCTAACGACGATATGAATAACGAGGACTGTGCAGCCATTTACTCCAAAAACCATCCAAAGGCGACTTGGGATGCCATGAAGACTTGGAACGATGCCCCATGTAGATATGCACTGAAATGGATATGTGAAATGAAAGCAAAGGCAGCCCAGGAATTAAAGTTGTAA
- the LOC115162322 gene encoding low affinity immunoglobulin epsilon Fc receptor isoform X5, which yields MENSDISKNVLKGFKGTYNELICQDDFSTDGHPLHNRQDQQQVSMFMVRDGQSFRFYRLVAVSLGMLSALLLVVDIGLGVQYSKVSEKYGPLYQNLTYISSELEQLRATHSNMIHAKEEALTMLQKELQKVNKTSRQLGSAKHTSMELQRQVESLQEQKVALQSRVTEVGIHKLMHTVQFNSKPMHIKGFWIGLKEEEDTEGTWTWLDGTDLTQGYWEDGEPNDHYGMEDFAAIKINPMKFWNDATCTSEMQSKKA from the exons ATGGAGAATTCTGACATATCAAAAAATGTGTTGAAAGGATTCAAGGGAACATATAATGAGCTGATATGTCAGGATGATTTCAGCACAGATGGACATCCTCTCCATAACAGACAAGACCAACAACAAG TGTCCATGTTCATGGTGAGAGATGGGCAGAGTTTTCGATTCTACCGATTGGTTGCAGTGAGTCTGGGCATGCTCAGTGCTCTTCTACTGGTCGTTGACATTGGTCTGGGGGTCCAAT ACAGCAAAGTCAGTGAGAAGTACGGTCCACTATATCAGAACTTGACATATATCAGCAGTGAGCTGGAGCAACTCAGAGCCACCCACAGTAATATGATCCATGCTAAAGAAGAGGCCTTGACAATGTTGCAGAAAGAGCTCCAAAAG GTGAACAAAACCAGCAGGCAGCTAGGGAGTGCCAAACACACCAGCATGGAGTTACAGAGGCAGGTTGAAAGCCTTCAGGAACAGAAGGTGGCATTGCAGTCCCGCGTCACTGAAGTTG GCATTCATAAGTTGATGCACACAGTGCAGTTTAACTCCAAACCCATGCACATAAAAGGGTTCTGGATAGGACTGAAGGAGGAAGAGGATACAGAGGGGACCTGGACATGGCTTGATGGGACTGATCTGACTCAGGG GTACTGGGAAGATGGAGAGCCCAATGACCACTATGGAATGGAGGACTTTGCGGCCATCAAAATAAATCCCATGAAGTTCTGGAATGATGCTACTTGTACAAGTGAAATGCAATCAAAGAAGGCTTAG
- the LOC115162322 gene encoding C-type lectin 1 isoform X6 has product MADPANTVLVQNTKCSETRLRELQKVNKTSRQLGSAKHTSMELQRQVESLQEQKVALQSRVTEVGIHKLMHTVQFNSKPMHIKGFWIGLKEEEDTEGTWTWLDGTDLTQGYWEDGEPNDHYGMEDFAAIKINPMKFWNDATCTSEMQSKKA; this is encoded by the exons ATGGCGGACCCTGCGAACACTGTGctg GTACagaatacgaaatgctctgagaccaggttgcgaGAGCTCCAAAAGGTGAACAAAACCAGCAGGCAGCTAGGGAGTGCCAAACACACCAGCATGGAGTTACAGAGGCAGGTTGAAAGCCTTCAGGAACAGAAGGTGGCATTGCAGTCCCGCGTCACTGAAGTTG GCATTCATAAGTTGATGCACACAGTGCAGTTTAACTCCAAACCCATGCACATAAAAGGGTTCTGGATAGGACTGAAGGAGGAAGAGGATACAGAGGGGACCTGGACATGGCTTGATGGGACTGATCTGACTCAGGG GTACTGGGAAGATGGAGAGCCCAATGACCACTATGGAATGGAGGACTTTGCGGCCATCAAAATAAATCCCATGAAGTTCTGGAATGATGCTACTTGTACAAGTGAAATGCAATCAAAGAAGGCTTAG
- the LOC115162322 gene encoding C-type lectin domain family 10 member A isoform X3 — MENYEKYTENGFDTDEAPFYHSQDQKPESTFTVRDGPSFPHYRLVTICLGPLSALLLVVAIVLGVYLILGPSLIPTGNKVSESHLPLYQNLTQISSELEQLRAVRNNVIHAKEEAQRKLHRELTSLHQLEIALQQQTTSNDNFQAQIESLRKDKPQLQSQISSLEVSCGLCLPGWDLLNSTCFYFAISDAIESRSWGEARKECLSYGADLVVVDSWEKQEFMSKAIQALRYSSIVRYNTGFWIGLKEEEDTEGTWTWLDGTELTQGYWADGEPNDDKKAEDCAAIYSKTHPRKTWNDAPCTHALKWICEMKAKAAQELKL; from the exons ATGGAGAATTACGAGAAATATACCGAAAATGGGTTCGACACAGATGAAGCTCCCTTCTATCATAGCCAAGACCAGAAACCAG AATCCACATTCACAGTAAGAGATGGGCCCAGTTTTCCGCATTACCGATTGGTTACAATATGTTTGGGGCCACTTAGTGCTCTTCTACTGGTTGTTGCCATTGTCCTGGGAGTATACT TGATATTGGGTCCCTCTTTGATCCCCACAGGTAATAAAGTCAGTGAGAGTCATCTTCCACTATATCAGAATTTGACACAGATCAGCAGTGAGCTGGAGCAACTCAGAGCCGTCCGGAACAATGTGATTCATGCTAAAGAGGAGGCCCAGAGAAAGTTACACAGAGAGCTCACTAGCCTCCACCAACTAGAGATAGCATTACAGCAACAGACGACCAGCAACGATAACTTTCAGGCGCAGATTGAGAGCCTTCGCAAGGACAAGCCGCAGCTGCAGTCCCAAATATCTTCGCTTG AGGTAAGCTGTGGCCTATGTTTGCCAGGATGGGATCTGCTAAACTCAACATGTTTCTACTTTGCCATTTCTGATGCCATTGAGTCTAGAAGCTGGGGAGAGGCCAGAAAAGAATGTTTAAGTTATGGAGCTGACCTGGTTGTGGTAGATAGCTGGGAGAAGCAG gAGTTTATGAGTAAGGCGATACAAGCATTAAGATACAGTTCAATAGTCAGGTACAACACGGGGTTCTGGATTGGATTGAAGGAGGAAGAGGATACAGAGGGGACCTGGACTTGGCTTGATGGGACTGAACTGACTCAGGG GTACTGGGCAGATGGGGAGCCGAATGACGATAAGAAAGCCGAGGACTGTGCAGCCATTTACTCCAAAACCCATCCCAGGAAGACTTGGAACGATGCCCCATGTACACATGCACTGAAATGGATATGTGAAATGAAAGCAAAGGCAGCCCAGGAATTAAAGTTGTAA
- the mlh3 gene encoding DNA mismatch repair protein Mlh3: MVFHALRGQCFLLKQVKVEDFEASKLLKIQTETAHVGRDDIQDSNSLSSLYSEWTNPVFARPPMVGVDISSVQAEGLAVKIHNILFPYRFSKDMIHSMKVIHQVDKKFLACLINTQDQDPAACSETDGNLLVLVDQHAAHERVRLENLVADSYEDDPEAPGERRLCSSTVAPPLEVSVTEEELRLLRSCRPSLRGLGLELQFSQIGDPQVLVGKVPMCFTEKESNELRRGRRSIIKPIVEEYLQEQIELLHSTGRVRGTLPLTVLKVLASLACHGAIKFNDRLSKEECCSLVGALSSCQLPFQCAHGRPSIAPLVDVLHLNDQEEPPRPNLRKLRRMYKAWELYGNG, translated from the exons ATGGTCTTTCATGCCTTAAGGGGGCAGTGTTTTCTCCTTAAACAGG TGAAAGTCGAGGACTTCGAGGCTTCCAAACTACTTAAAATCCAGACGGAGACTGCACACGTTGGTC GAGATGACATTCAGGACTCTAATtcactgtcctccctgtactctgAGTGGACTAACCCTGTGTTTGCACGACCTCCTATG GTTGGTGTGGACATATCAAGTGTGCAAGCTGAAGGACTGGCTGTGAAGATCCATAACATCCTTTTTCCATACCGCTTCTCCAAGGACATGATTCACTCAATGAAG GTTATTCATCAAGTGGATAAGAAGTTTCTTGCATGTCTTATCAACACACAAGACCAAGATCCTGCGGCATGCAGTGAAACTGATG GGAACCTTTTAGTGTTAGTGGATCAACATGCTGCGCATGAGAGAGTTCGTCTTGAGAATCTAGTTGCAG ATTCGTACGAGGATGACCCAGAGGCACCGGGGGAGAGACGGCTATGCTCATCCACTGTAGCCCCACCACTGGAGGTCAGCGTGACAGAGGAGGAGCTGAGGCTGCTCAG GTCCTGCCGGCCGTCCTTGAGGGGCCTGGGTCTGGAGTTGCAGTTCTCGCAGATAGGAGATCCCCAGGTCCTGGTGGGGAAGGTGCCAATGTGTttcacagagaaggagagcaatGAACTCCGCCGGGGGAGGCGTTCGATCATCAAGCCCATAGTGGAG GAGTACCTGCAAGAGCAGATTGAG TTACTGCATTCAACTGGCAGAGTGCGAGGGACATTGCCTCTTACGGTACTTAAAGTCCTCGCTTCCCTTGCATGTCATG GTGCAATCAAATTCAATGACCGCCTCAGTAAGGAGGAGTGTTGCAGCCTGGTAGGCGCTCTATCTTCATGCCAGCTGCCCTTCCAGTGTGCCCATGGCCGCCCATCCATCGCCCCGCTGGTAGACGTCCTTCACTTGAATGACCAAGAG GAACCACCTAGACCAAACCTCAGAAAACTGAGAAGAATGTACAAAGCCTGGGAACTTTATGGAAATGGCTAA
- the LOC115162322 gene encoding C-type lectin domain family 10 member A isoform X2, producing the protein MENYEKYTENGFDTDEAPFYHSQDQKPESTFTVRDGPSFPHYRLVTICLGPLSALLLVVAIVLGVYLILGPSLIPTGNKVSESHLPLYQNLTQISSELEQLRAVRNNVIHAKEEAQRKLHRELTSLHQLEIALQQQTTSNDNFQAQIESLRKDKPQLQSQISSLEVSCGLCLPGWDLLNSTCFYFAISDAIESRSWGEARKECLSYGADLVVVDSWEKQEFMSKAIQALRYSSIVRYNTGFWIGLKEEEDTEGTWTWLDGTELTQGYWADGEPNDDMNNEDCAAIYSKNHPKATWDAMKTWNDAPCRYALKWICEMKAKAAQELKL; encoded by the exons ATGGAGAATTACGAGAAATATACCGAAAATGGGTTCGACACAGATGAAGCTCCCTTCTATCATAGCCAAGACCAGAAACCAG AATCCACATTCACAGTAAGAGATGGGCCCAGTTTTCCGCATTACCGATTGGTTACAATATGTTTGGGGCCACTTAGTGCTCTTCTACTGGTTGTTGCCATTGTCCTGGGAGTATACT TGATATTGGGTCCCTCTTTGATCCCCACAGGTAATAAAGTCAGTGAGAGTCATCTTCCACTATATCAGAATTTGACACAGATCAGCAGTGAGCTGGAGCAACTCAGAGCCGTCCGGAACAATGTGATTCATGCTAAAGAGGAGGCCCAGAGAAAGTTACACAGAGAGCTCACTAGCCTCCACCAACTAGAGATAGCATTACAGCAACAGACGACCAGCAACGATAACTTTCAGGCGCAGATTGAGAGCCTTCGCAAGGACAAGCCGCAGCTGCAGTCCCAAATATCTTCGCTTG AGGTAAGCTGTGGCCTATGTTTGCCAGGATGGGATCTGCTAAACTCAACATGTTTCTACTTTGCCATTTCTGATGCCATTGAGTCTAGAAGCTGGGGAGAGGCCAGAAAAGAATGTTTAAGTTATGGAGCTGACCTGGTTGTGGTAGATAGCTGGGAGAAGCAG gAGTTTATGAGTAAGGCGATACAAGCATTAAGATACAGTTCAATAGTCAGGTACAACACGGGGTTCTGGATTGGATTGAAGGAGGAAGAGGATACAGAGGGGACCTGGACTTGGCTTGATGGGACTGAACTGACTCAGGG ATACTGGGCAGATGGGGAGCCTAACGACGATATGAATAACGAGGACTGTGCAGCCATTTACTCCAAAAACCATCCAAAGGCGACTTGGGATGCCATGAAGACTTGGAACGATGCCCCATGTAGATATGCACTGAAATGGATATGTGAAATGAAAGCAAAGGCAGCCCAGGAATTAAAGTTGTAA
- the acyp1 gene encoding acylphosphatase-1 translates to MSTEEMISVDYEIFGRVQGVFFRKYTQAEGKKLGLVGWVQNTEAGTVQGQFQGPSNKVRQMQDWLKSTGSPKSQIIKAEFKNEKNVKSLDHSTFKIVRS, encoded by the exons ATGTCTACTGAAGAGATGATTTCAGTAGATTATGAAATATTTGGGAGAGTTCAAGGTGTATTTTTTCGAAAATACACTCAG GCAGAGGGGAAAAAGCTAGGTTTGGTCGGCTGGGTGCAGAACACAGAGGCAGGAACTGTGCAGGGGCAGTTTCAAGGTCCAAGCAACAAGGTGAGACAGATGCAGGATTGGCTGAAGTCCACTGGGAGCCCCAAGTCACAAATCATCAAAGCAGAGTTCAAGAATGAGAAGAACGTTAAGAGTTTGGATCACTCAACGTTCAAAATAGTTCGCTCTTGA